Below is a genomic region from Microbacterium sp. LWO12-1.2.
TGGTCGACGAGGCGCAGACCACCGGTGTGGTCATCGCGGTCACGGGGCCACCGAACGGCCGGGTGTTCATCACATCGATGGAGGGGCATTCCGCGACCATCGCCCTGGATCAGAACGGGTACACGCGCAAACGGCTCCTGATGGATGCGGCGGGCTGGTACCACTTCACCATGCGGGCACTCGACAGCGAGGGGTACTGGGGGCCGGGGTATGAGAAGGCCGTGGACGTGTACGACCCCGACGTCATCTTCGATCCCTGGGGTGGCGGTCCCGACAGCATGACGTTCGAGCTCGTCGACCCCTGATCCCGCGCGTCACGATTGCGGGGCGCCGCACTCCTTCTCGGTGGGATCGTGGAGTCCTCCCCGGCTCCACGATCTCGGCACTCATCCGGTGATCACGCGCGGTTCGTCGTGCGGCGATGGTTCCGCGTATCCGTCGGCCCAGGCGATCTGCGCCAGTTGGAGCTTCGAGCGGGCGGGGCGACCTGCCGATGTGAACTTGTCGCGCACACGATTCAGGTACTTCCGTGCCGTGTCATGGCGGATGCCCATGGCCTCGGCCGCTTGGCTGATGGTCATACCGTTCGCGTAGAGCGCGAGCACCCGCGCCTCCTGCGCGCTCAGACGGGTTCCCGCCGAGGCCGGGATGATGACGGCGTGCGCGGGGGGCGTCATGATCGTGCCTCCGGTCAAGACGATGGCGGCGGCGGCGACGAAGTCGTCTTCCGAGTCGGCGGTGGACACGAATCCCTCGGCGCCGGCGGCCGCGACACGACGGGCAGTCGTTCGCGTACCCGGTGACGTGAGAGCGAGAACGCGGATGCCGGCCTCGCGCAGAGCCGTGAGGGCGGACAGATCATTCGACGCGAGCGGATCGAAGGGGAGCGAGAGCACGAGCAGATGAGGCCATCGTGTTCTCTCGGTGTGACGCAGCCACGCCATGAACTCGCGGAGGGTGTGGCAGACCCCGACGACCTCCAGGCCAGAGATCCCCGACAGCAGCTGTTCGATGCGGGAGCGCTGCAGGACGAGCTCGTCGACGACCACGGCGCGACGTGCGCCGGCAGGCTCGTTCAGCATCGTGCAGCCCCGGAGGGCGGGGAAACCGTCTTCGCGTCGGCTGTCGTCGTGCGCCGATCAAGATCCATCACACAGAGAAGGTGTGCGTTCGTCGCAAAAAGTGACGCCGAGTTTGACCTCCTTTCGGGGACTGTCTCCCACGACGCCGGCGCCGCCGACATGTCGGGCCCCGCCCCTCCACAGAGAGGCGAGGCCCGACACGACTCATCAGTCGGCGTCGACGGTCTTCCGTCGCGCACGTCCGGCGAGCAGGATCATCGCGCCCACGGCGAGCATCACGCCAGCCGCGCCGACGGCGATGACGGGAAGGTCGCCGCCGGTCGTGGCCAGCTGTCCCTTCGGGCCCGGGGTCGCCGTCGGGGTCGTCGGCGTCACGGGCGCCTTCTCGATGGTGACGGTCTGGGCGGCGTCGTCGATGTCTTCGTGGACGGCGAGGGGTTCGCCGGTGGTGTCGGTTCCTTCGTGGAGGCGTTCGAAGGCGACGAGGGTGCCGCCGGCGTATCCGACCGGGACGGTGAAGGTGACGTCGACTGAGCCGTTGGCGGTTTCGGGGGTGAAGGTGGTGGATCCGGTGATGCCGGTGGCGGTGCCGTCGGCCTTGTCGTGGAGTTCGCCGGTGAGGGTGTACTGGGTGCCGGGGACCAGGTTCTGGTAGGCGACGGTGTCGATGACGGTGCCGCCGTTCCAGGGCAGGATCCGGTCGCCGTCGGCGGAGTCGACCAGCGACGTGCCGATCACGGGCGCCGGTACGGCTGTGGTGGTCCACTCGACGGTGGCCGCATCGGTCGTGGTCGCCGTGCTCGGCGCGACCAGGATGATCGTCTGCGCGTGGTCATCCGCCGTGGGCGTCGGGGAGTTGGTCGTCGGTACGGAGACGATCTTTCCCGTTGCGCTCGATCCCTCCGCTGCGACGGACACGGTCGCCGAGCCTGCGGCGGTCGTGCCGCGCAGGTCGAGGTACAGCGCCTGGCCGTCGACGACGGCGCTCGCGTCGATCGCGTCGCCGTCAGCATCCACCAACGACACCGTGGGATCGACCGTCACGCTGACGGTGGGCCGGTTGGTGTCCACGACGAACGGACCGACCAGAGAATCGGCGGTCTGCGGTGCGCTGGGGGCGTCGATGCTGGCAGTGACTGCGAAATCGGCCGGGGTCATCCCCGTGCTCGCGTTCGCACCGTTCACCAGGTGCCAGTAGGCGGCTTCCGAATCCGGAGTCTCCCACGCCCACGCCGCGTCGAAGTTGAGGTCGGTGTAGCGCCAGATCGCGTACTGGGTGGCCTCGATCGCGTCATTGCGGGAGATGCCGGGGGCACCCGCCGCAGCGCCGAACTCCTCGAGGGTCAGTGCAGGGTAGCTGTGGGCCAGCACCCAGAGCACCTTCCCTTGGATCACGGGATCGGTGAAGTAGTTGGCGCCGAGGTACTCATCGGCGGTGCCGACGGTACCCTCGACCCGCTCTCGGGCGGAGATGTCGTGTTCCACGCAATAGGCCCAGAAGTTGGGATCCCCGACGGCGGGGGTCTCCGACCAGATCGGGTACAGATGCGTTCCCGCGAGGCCCACTCCGTCGCCGATGTAGACCGAATCCCCGGCCTCGACCGCTGCTGAGGCTGCACCCGGGGCGATCAACGCGCCCAGCACGAGCGCGCTCGCACCCGCCCATCCTCCGAGCCGGCTCAGATACTTGTTCTGCTGCTTCACTGTGCACTCCCTGCGTTCACGCCCTGAGACCCTCCCGAGGAGGGTCGATCCGGGGCCATTCTCGATTGACGGACGCCGGAGACAGGGGGAGTGTTTCCGCGATCCTCTCTGAAGGAGTGCAGGGTCGACGAAAGGTGACGCCGAGCGGCTGCAACCGTGAAGATCGTCCAGGAGTCTTTCGACCGATGTCCGGTACCCGCCGGCTGAAGCGGCGGGTACCGGAGAACGCCGTGCCGTGTTCGGCTGGATCAGCGCAGCTTGACGTCGATCGTCTCGGTGAAGGGGTCGATGTCGATGTTGGTCGTGATCGAGTAGCCCGATCCCGACGGACCCGTGGGGCGGAACTGGATGCGGATGTTGGTGATGTCGCTTCCGGTGATCACGGCCGTGATCGATCCGTCCGGGTTGGTGGTGGTCACGATTCCGGTGGCGTTGACGACCTGCAGCGTCACGCCGGGTTCCGGAACGATCAGGACGCTGGTGCCGGAGGGCAGGAGAGCGAGGTTGCCGTCCGCGTCGCTGCCCTCCACCGTGAAGTTGGTGACGTTTCCGCTCACGACGCTGACCGTCGCACCGGTCGCCCAGAAGGTCGCGGCGGGCGTCGGGGTGGATGCTGCCGCGAGCGGGATGGCGACTGCCGCCGCGACGACGGGCACGGACCAGGCTGCGCCCTTGACGACGGTTCGACGTGAGACGCCAATGACTGGGTGGTTCTCCTGCATGTTCTTCTTCCGATCTGACTGAGTTGACCGCTTCGTGAGCGGCGGGTACAACGTTGCGACGACAAGGAGTCACGATGACGGTCAGAGTGACGCCGTGGCCGCGCACGACTTCGGAACGTGGGCCCCACGGCACCCTAGCCAGTGTTATAGTCAACGGCATTGGCGACGACGAGGAGAGAGCAAGGATGCTGTACACCCCGGAAGAATCCACGACCGAGACGCTCGATGAGCGGTTCGCGGCTCCGTACCTCCTGACCGTGCGCCCCGCCGCCGGCGCGGATGACCTCGCGCTCGTGGTCGAGAACCATCCCGCTGGCGCTCGCGGCCGGATCTGGCGTGCCCCGGATGCTCCGGGCGAACTGCTGCCGTTCGACGTGAGCATGGGCGCGATCGTCACGCCGGACGGGCGCTGGGTCGTCGACCTCGACGATGGCGGCGGGTCCGAGGTGGGCACGCTCGTGGCCATCTCGCTCGACGGATCAGAGCGCGTCGAGCTGACGCCGGGCCGTGAGCCCTACGTGCTGCGGGGGATCGACATCTCATTCGACGGGTCCGCACTCGTGGCCACGGTCGTCGACGAGGAGGGGTTCCACGTGCTCGTGATCCCCGCCGCGCCCTGGGGCGAGTCGAAGGTCGTCTACTCGAACCCGGTGGAGGCGTGGTTCGGCCGCAGTGCGCCCGACGCCTCGCTGGTGTCGATCGACACGACCGACCACAACCCCGGCATCCGGCGTCCGCTGATCACGGTGGTGGATGCCGCGAACGGCGACATCGTCGCGACCCTCGACGATCTCCCCGACGGTCCGGTCCGCGCCGTGCGCTTCTCGTCGGTCACCGGTGACGACCGGCTGCTCCTCAACACCGAGCGCAGCGGCTTCTCCCGACCGGCCATCTGGCACGTGCGCACCGGGGAGCGGGTGGACTTCGACCTGCCCGATCTGGCCGGAGAGGTCATCGCCCTCGACTGGCACGCGCCGACCGGCCGCATCCTCGCCCTGCATGTCGACGGCGGTATCCATTCGCTGATCGAGCTCGATGAGGCCGACGGTTCCGTGCGCACCGTGCTCGAAGGGGGCAGCTTCGCCGAGCCCGACGTCGCGAACCTGCATCCGTTCTACTGGACCTCGTACTACGCACCCTCCGGCGTCGTCCGTGCGCTGCGATCGAGCTGGGATGTACCGCTCTACGTCACGGAGGTCGCCGCCGACGGCACCGAGACCATGCTGATCGAGCCGGCGCGGGTGCCGGCAGGGCAGCCGCTGCGCTCGACCCTCGTCGCCAGCGCCGACGGAACCCTGGTGCAGCTGTGGTCGGGGCGCCCGGCCGGTCGTGAGCCCCTCGGCACGATCCTCGAGATCCACGGCGGGCCGATGCTCGTGACGGTCGACCACTACAACCCCTCCGCCCAGGCCTGGCTCGATGCCGGCTTCGCGTACGCCTCGCTCAACTACCGGGGCTCCGTGACGTTCGGTCGCGCATTCCGTGAGGGGTTCTGGAACGTCGGCGGCGACCGCGAGATCGAGGATGTCGCGGCCGCGATCGCATGGCTGCGCGAACAGGGTCTCGCCGACCCGGCATCCACCTTCATCACGGGTGCCTCGTACGGCGGGCACATGACCCTCTTGAGCGTCGGGCGTCTGCCGGAGCTCTTCGCCGGCGGGTTCGCGCACGTCGCGGTCGCCGACTGGTCGGTGACGATCGAGGCCATGAACCCCGCGGTGCGCACGGTCTGGAGCTCGTGGGTTCCGCCGGAGCTGGTCACGCGCTTCTCCGCCATCTCGTACCTCGACGATGTGACGGCATCCGTCTGGGTCAACCAGGGGTCGATAGACACCCGTACGCCCGTCATCGGCGTGCAGGGATATGTGGACCGTCTGCGCGCCAGGGGTGGCGATGCGGTGCTCGAGATCTTCGAGGGGGGACATGAGCCGACGGGGCTCGAAGGTGCCGTCCGCGACCAGCGTCGCATGCAGGAACTCGCGCTCCGTACGCTCGCCGGAGAGCGGTGGGACAGTGCAGGTCTCGCCTCTAGTCACGAACATTGACTAAAGTGCTTGCTATCTTTTCCGGTCAGCCCTAGAGTCAGACCACTACCCGCACCACAGCACCTCCTGCACTGTCCCTTCGTCGCACGCTCACTGGAGATCCGTCCATGTCGAAATCACTGCATCGCACTGTCGTACCCTCTTCCCGCCGCGCCCTCATCGCGGCGCTCACCGTCACCGCCCTGATCGGGTCGCTGGCCGCCTGCACCTCCTCGTCCACGACCCCCGAGCCCAGCGAGGTCGCCATCGTCGACGGCGGCGAGATCGTGATCGGCGCGGAGCAGGAGCCTGACTGCGCCGACTGGATCGCCACGTGCGGCGGTTCGATCTGGGGCACCTGGATCATGCAGATCCCGACCCTCCCCGGTGTCTTCCAGACTCGACAGGTCGACGACGAGTGGGTGCCCGTGCCCTCCGACCTCGTCACCGGTGAGCCGGAGGTCGTGGTCGCCGACGACGGTACCCAGACCATCACCTACGCGATCAACCCCGAGGCGGTCTGGTCCGACGGGGAACCGATCACCTCGGCCGACTTCGAGTACACCGCGCTGCAGATCCGCGACGGCGACGACATCTTCGACAAGACCGGGTATGACCGTATCTCCGCGATCGACGCCAGTGACCCCGCGACCGTGACGGTCACGCTGGACTCGCCTTACGCCGGATGGCGCACGCTGTTCAGCGTCTACGGCGTCATGCCCGCGCACCTGCTCGAAGGCCAGGACCGCGCGGCCATCATGGCCGACGGCTACGACTTCAGCG
It encodes:
- a CDS encoding helix-turn-helix domain-containing protein; this encodes MLNEPAGARRAVVVDELVLQRSRIEQLLSGISGLEVVGVCHTLREFMAWLRHTERTRWPHLLVLSLPFDPLASNDLSALTALREAGIRVLALTSPGTRTTARRVAAAGAEGFVSTADSEDDFVAAAAIVLTGGTIMTPPAHAVIIPASAGTRLSAQEARVLALYANGMTISQAAEAMGIRHDTARKYLNRVRDKFTSAGRPARSKLQLAQIAWADGYAEPSPHDEPRVITG
- a CDS encoding VaFE repeat-containing surface-anchored protein, producing MKQQNKYLSRLGGWAGASALVLGALIAPGAASAAVEAGDSVYIGDGVGLAGTHLYPIWSETPAVGDPNFWAYCVEHDISARERVEGTVGTADEYLGANYFTDPVIQGKVLWVLAHSYPALTLEEFGAAAGAPGISRNDAIEATQYAIWRYTDLNFDAAWAWETPDSEAAYWHLVNGANASTGMTPADFAVTASIDAPSAPQTADSLVGPFVVDTNRPTVSVTVDPTVSLVDADGDAIDASAVVDGQALYLDLRGTTAAGSATVSVAAEGSSATGKIVSVPTTNSPTPTADDHAQTIILVAPSTATTTDAATVEWTTTAVPAPVIGTSLVDSADGDRILPWNGGTVIDTVAYQNLVPGTQYTLTGELHDKADGTATGITGSTTFTPETANGSVDVTFTVPVGYAGGTLVAFERLHEGTDTTGEPLAVHEDIDDAAQTVTIEKAPVTPTTPTATPGPKGQLATTGGDLPVIAVGAAGVMLAVGAMILLAGRARRKTVDAD
- a CDS encoding alpha/beta hydrolase family protein is translated as MLYTPEESTTETLDERFAAPYLLTVRPAAGADDLALVVENHPAGARGRIWRAPDAPGELLPFDVSMGAIVTPDGRWVVDLDDGGGSEVGTLVAISLDGSERVELTPGREPYVLRGIDISFDGSALVATVVDEEGFHVLVIPAAPWGESKVVYSNPVEAWFGRSAPDASLVSIDTTDHNPGIRRPLITVVDAANGDIVATLDDLPDGPVRAVRFSSVTGDDRLLLNTERSGFSRPAIWHVRTGERVDFDLPDLAGEVIALDWHAPTGRILALHVDGGIHSLIELDEADGSVRTVLEGGSFAEPDVANLHPFYWTSYYAPSGVVRALRSSWDVPLYVTEVAADGTETMLIEPARVPAGQPLRSTLVASADGTLVQLWSGRPAGREPLGTILEIHGGPMLVTVDHYNPSAQAWLDAGFAYASLNYRGSVTFGRAFREGFWNVGGDREIEDVAAAIAWLREQGLADPASTFITGASYGGHMTLLSVGRLPELFAGGFAHVAVADWSVTIEAMNPAVRTVWSSWVPPELVTRFSAISYLDDVTASVWVNQGSIDTRTPVIGVQGYVDRLRARGGDAVLEIFEGGHEPTGLEGAVRDQRRMQELALRTLAGERWDSAGLASSHEH